AGGTTTGCGCGTTACGGGGCGTTCTTCAACCTCTATGACTTTCCAGGTTTTTCCTAAGAGTTGTTCTCTGAGGGCTTCGGCTTGGTCTTGATTGAGCAGGACGACATTGCGATCACTTGGAATGGTTCCTGTCGCCGCATCGAAGTCACTACCATTGGCTACCCTCATCCCTTTTAATGTAATGAGTTGAGAAGCAAATGCTGCTCCTTTGGTTGAATCGGGCGGAATCAACGTGGCTTTCAAATCCCAGTAGGAACCTTGACGGAAAGCACGGCGCTGACGTTCTTTTTTAACCAAAAGCCGCACGGCTACAGATTGTACGCGTCCTGCTGACAGTCCCCAAGCAATTTTTTTCCACAGCAAAGGAGACAGGGTATAACCCACCAACCTGTCCAAAATTCGCCGCGTTTCTTGGGCGCGAACTAGCTGTTCATCAATATTGCGGCAGTTTTTTAAAGCTTTTTTAATGGCTTCTTGAGTAATCTCGTGAAACACCATCCGCTTTGTCGGAACCTTTGGCTTGAGCAACTGGTATAAGTGCCAACTAATGCTTTCACCTTCCCGGTCTTCGTCTGTAGCCAGAATCAGTTCATCTACTTCTTTGAGAGCGTCTTTCAGTTGAGTTACAACTTTCTTCTTATCTTTAGGGATAATATAGAGCGGCTCAAAGTCGGCGTCTACATTTACCCCAAGTTGCGCCCATGCTTCTCCCTTGACGTTAGCGGGAATATCACTAGCTGATTGGGGTAGGTCACGCACGTGTCCCATCGACGCTTCTACCCGGTAACCGGCTGGGAGGTAGTTGCGAATGGTACGAGCTTTGGTCGGAGATTCGACGATGACGAGAGTTGACATGGAAATTACAAAAAAATAATAGCTGTTCGGCTAAATAATCAATTGAAAGAAATGATAAAGAGCGTATCGGTCTAGTTCAACCATTAGCTCTGGGATTATGCGATCTAATCCTTACACAAACCGTCTTTGGGGGTGAAATTTCCGACCTGCTTGTTGGCAAAGCCTATCCCAAAGGGAGAGGCGGGTTTATCAGGGGTGGGAATTTCCAGTTATTTTAATCTTTAACTTAAAATCGGCGTTTTTGACGAGTGCTATTTTCAAAATCCCCCTCAAGGTTTTATCTTAAGCCTATTGTCATTATTCAAATTTAGTACCCCACTTTGAGGGATAAAAGCAATTTCACTCTAGCACCACCAGAGCGGATACCGGGCATCAGCATCGCCTCATAGAGGAACAAGCACAAATTGTACGAGAAAGATAGCACATTTTATCTGCCTGTTTAAACTTAAACATAATTTAACTTAAGGGGAGCGCTCGTTTAATTCACAAAGGCTAACAACTGTTGGTGCAGCGATCGCAATGATTCAATAGAATGAAACAGTAGGATCTGAACGCCTAATAACCAAAACCTACATAGCTTATGGATTTTGCTAATCTTGCTTCCCAGTTAAATGCTGGAACCATATTGCCAGAGGGAATTGTCATTCTTACCCTCTTGGGGGTTTTGATTGTTGACTTGATTGTAGGGCGGACATCCTCACGCTGGATTGGGTATCTAGCGATCGCGGGTTTGTTGACTGCTATTGTCGCCCTGTATTTCCAATGGGATAACACAGATCCCATTTCCTTTCTTGGTGCCTTTAATAGTGACGACCTCAGCATCGTCTTTCGCGGTATCATCGCTTTGTCTGCTGCCGTGACGATTTTGATGTCGATTCGCTATGTCGAACAAAGCGGCACTGCTTTAGCCGAGTTTATAGCGATTTTGCTTACCGCTACCCTAGGAGGAATGTTTTTATCAGGGGCTAGCGAGCTAGTGATGATCTTCATCTCTCTAGAAACCCTCAGTATTTCCTCTTACTTGCTCACAGGTTATACAAAGCGCGACCCCCGTTCTAATGAAGCAGCACTAAAATACTTGTTGATTGGCGCTTCAAGCACAGCAGTGTTTTTGTATGGGGTTTCGTTGCTTTATGGCTTATCCGGCGGACAAACACAATTGAGTGCGATCGCCAATGGAATTGCCACATCTGGCTTCGGTCAATCTCTGGGCTTAGTCATTTCTTTGGTGTTTGTAATTGCAGGAATTGGCTTCAAAATTTCTGCCGCCCCCTTTCATCAGTGGACACCGGACGTTTACGAAGGCGCACCCACTCCAGTGATTGCTTTCTTATCCGTTGGTTCTAAAGCTGCTGGATTTGCCCTAGCTATCCGCCTGCTGACAACCGCCTTCCCCCTAGTCGCTGAAGAGTGGAAGTTTGTCTTCACTGCCCTCGCCGTTTTAAGTATGATTTTGGGTAACGTAGTCGCCCTTGCTCAAACCAGCATGAAACGGATGTTGGCTTATTCTTCCATTGCTCAAGCCGGATTTATCATGATTGGCTTGGTAGCAGGTACTGAGGCAGGGTATTCAAGTATGATTTTTTACCTGTTTGTTTACCTGTTCATGAATCTGTGCGGTTTCATCTGCGTAATTCTATTCTCTTTACGGACAGGAACAGACCAAATCACAGAATACTCTGGTTTGTATCAGAAAGACCCACTCCTCACTTTAGGATTGAGTATTGCTTTACTCTCATTAGGTGGTATTCCACCACTAGCCGGATTTTTCGGCAAAATCTACCTGTTCTGGGCTGGTTGGCAAGCCGGAGAGTACGGTTTAGTCTTGCTTGGCTTAATCACTACTGTGGTTTCCATCTACTATTATATCCGTGTTGTCAGGATGATGGTAGTTAAGGAGCCTCATGAGATGTCTGACGTAGTTAAGAATTATCCAGACGTGCGTTGGAATCTACCCGGTTACAGACCCATACAGGTAGGGTTGATTGTAACATTAGTTGCCACTTCCGTAATTGGGATTTTATCAAATCCCATCTTCACGCTGGCTAACAATTCGATAGCGAATACTCCTATTTTGCAGTCGATTACACATTCAACGGTTAAAGCGGAAAGTGTTCCTACCTTGTTAGAGGAAAATTCTGTCAGTCTTAACCCGTAATTTGGTTGACGCTTAAGTAGATCAAGATCCCCGACTTCTTTGAGAAGTCGGGGATCTTGTAGCATTTGCCCACCTACATATGTTTCAAAAATCAATTGAACGAAGGAAGAAGAAAGAAGAAAGAAGGAAGAAGTTTTGTTTTTATATGTGGATTCTGACCCCAACTCAAAACGGGCAACCCTAAGGGGATGGGGTTTTAAACCCCTATAGAAAGAAGTTTGTTCGCGAAGCGTGCCGTCTATGCCGAATACGGCACGCTTCGCGAACGGCATAGAAATTCCAACTTCGGTCCTTCCTTCAAACTTCTTCCTTCGGATAATATTCTTTTCAAATAAAGACCTGCAACAGACGAATCCAGCGATCGCACAATTTCAGTATTGGCAATTGAGCCACTCTCCGCTCGCATATAGACGGAGATTTGAGCAAACTTGGGACTCACTTTTCGCTCTTCTTAACTATCTGATTAGAAACAATGGGGGCGCAGCGGCATTGCACCCCTAAAGTCTAAAACGACCATTATCCATCGATCCATATAATACTCAATTTGTACAGTGCATAGGTCTTATATATTTTGTAGGCTTAGAAAAATTAAGACTTCATGACAATTAAGTAAATATACTAATATAAAATTCATTAAAATAACTAAAAATTTAACAAAATCCTGAAATAAATGTGCGGTTTTAGAGTTGACAACAGAAAACTTACGTAATTTCCACAATTAATAAGCTTTGTCTTCATAATTTCTTTATATAACCTAAGGGAAAATACGCTGTTTTACTGAGTATTCATTAAATTTATAAATATAGGAAGTTGCGGATGTAATAAATATAAAAAAAATCAAAGATTATATAAGAAAGATTTTTTGAAGAAATAGAAATTATCTGAAACACTACAAAATGCAGGCTTAATTTAAAATTAAAGCCTGTATAAAGTGTCCTAGTTCAGCCTTTTTTTCAAAAATGAAAGATTGAAAATCTTGGAAAAATCAGATTTCAACAAATTATTGCATTGATGGATAAGGACTTAACTTTGCTCTATCTTTCTCCGCAAAGTTTAGCAAATTTGCAAGTATCGACTCAAAAGAATAATAACACCCACTGATTTCAGAGCGTGTCAATTTGTTCTAGATTTCTGTAATTGATCAAAGGTTTTATGGCTCAATTAACTTTCCCTAAATTACACTGTCCATTTCCATCTCAAATCAATCAACACGTTGATGTGATGGGCGATTATTCCTTAGAATGGGTGTTGCGCTTCAATTTACTAGCTAAAGAATCAACTTACCGTCGATTTTCTCAATCAAAATTCTTTTTATTAGCTGCACGTGCATATCCAAGCTGCGAGTTGGAAGAATTGAAAATTGGAAATGATTGGTTAAGTTGGGTGTTTATTTGGGACGACCAATGCGATCTATCAGAGTTGAAAAAACAACCTGAAGCCCTGAAGGTTTATCACAAAAGATTTTTGGAAATCTTAAATGGAGCAGAACCTACAAGCAATGATATACCTCTAACTCATGCCTTGTACGATCTGCGACAGAGAACGGTTCAAAGAGCGAGCAAGGAATGGTTTCGTCACTTCCTCCTTTACTTTGAAGAATACTTTCAAGGATGCGTTGAAGAAGCAGCAGTCCGCGCACAAAATATTGTGCCTGACGTTGACACTTATATGATGATACGCCGAGCAAGTGTAGGGGGAAATCTTTTTCTAACAGTCAGTGAATTTTGCAATAACTTCATGCTGAGCAATTTTTTACGAAATCACTATTTTGTAGACAAGCTCAAGCTAATGACAATTAACGTTCTTGCTT
This genomic interval from Scytonema hofmannii PCC 7110 contains the following:
- a CDS encoding NAD(P)H-quinone oxidoreductase subunit N, with translation MDFANLASQLNAGTILPEGIVILTLLGVLIVDLIVGRTSSRWIGYLAIAGLLTAIVALYFQWDNTDPISFLGAFNSDDLSIVFRGIIALSAAVTILMSIRYVEQSGTALAEFIAILLTATLGGMFLSGASELVMIFISLETLSISSYLLTGYTKRDPRSNEAALKYLLIGASSTAVFLYGVSLLYGLSGGQTQLSAIANGIATSGFGQSLGLVISLVFVIAGIGFKISAAPFHQWTPDVYEGAPTPVIAFLSVGSKAAGFALAIRLLTTAFPLVAEEWKFVFTALAVLSMILGNVVALAQTSMKRMLAYSSIAQAGFIMIGLVAGTEAGYSSMIFYLFVYLFMNLCGFICVILFSLRTGTDQITEYSGLYQKDPLLTLGLSIALLSLGGIPPLAGFFGKIYLFWAGWQAGEYGLVLLGLITTVVSIYYYIRVVRMMVVKEPHEMSDVVKNYPDVRWNLPGYRPIQVGLIVTLVATSVIGILSNPIFTLANNSIANTPILQSITHSTVKAESVPTLLEENSVSLNP
- a CDS encoding terpene synthase family protein — protein: MAQLTFPKLHCPFPSQINQHVDVMGDYSLEWVLRFNLLAKESTYRRFSQSKFFLLAARAYPSCELEELKIGNDWLSWVFIWDDQCDLSELKKQPEALKVYHKRFLEILNGAEPTSNDIPLTHALYDLRQRTVQRASKEWFRHFLLYFEEYFQGCVEEAAVRAQNIVPDVDTYMMIRRASVGGNLFLTVSEFCNNFMLSNFLRNHYFVDKLKLMTINVLAWCNDVFSASREMASGDVHNIVLVLHYQQQLSLETSIERAVIMHDKEMESLVSLEASMPVFGNELDTELAQYISIMHAWIRGNLDWYSYTDRYQSVEMLEPVKY